In a genomic window of Virgibacillus sp. SK37:
- a CDS encoding NifU N-terminal domain-containing protein — MGVRVETTPNPNALKFTTDKLIFEGTNSISVMPGDESEHEIMNDLMKVAGVDNVFGYQNFITVNKQFDVEWDNLTPKVQEVFEKHGY; from the coding sequence ATGGGAGTACGTGTTGAAACTACACCAAATCCGAATGCATTAAAATTTACTACAGACAAATTAATCTTTGAAGGTACAAATAGTATTTCTGTTATGCCAGGCGATGAAAGTGAGCACGAGATTATGAATGACCTAATGAAAGTTGCAGGCGTTGATAATGTCTTTGGCTATCAGAATTTTATTACAGTGAATAAACAATTTGATGTCGAATGGGATAACTTAACCCCTAAAGTACAAGAAGTTTTTGAAAAACACGGCTACTAA
- a CDS encoding DUF3813 family protein, translating to MENNLFQQAKNAVNNFMTNQNNAANATDKQAAQNAIQAAYNEATPEEKQQLQQLENQLRQNDQLQ from the coding sequence TTGGAAAACAATTTATTTCAACAGGCTAAAAATGCTGTAAACAACTTTATGACCAACCAGAACAATGCAGCAAATGCAACTGACAAACAGGCTGCACAAAATGCGATACAGGCTGCATATAATGAAGCAACTCCGGAAGAGAAGCAGCAATTACAGCAGTTGGAAAATCAATTGAGGCAAAATGACCAATTACAATAA
- a CDS encoding Cof-type HAD-IIB family hydrolase translates to MENKRHLIALDLDGTLLTDKKVISNKTKQTVLQAIEAGHIVVIATGRPHRASIDYYHELSLDTPMVNFNGALIHHPRDNKWDALHNPMPVRTAHKIIDTCYELDVNNILAEVMDEVYLDQFDQDIIDIFHATQNDPPFSVGNLKSKLTTDPTSLLIHPKENHIKQLRGHLDDYHAELIEHRKWGAPWNIIEIVKKGMNKAVGLQKIAHYFDIPKDRIIAFGDEDNDLEMIDYAGVGVAMGNAIDDLKSVAKHITATNEQDGVGSFLENYLKLQTSSN, encoded by the coding sequence ATGGAAAATAAACGACATTTGATTGCATTGGATCTTGATGGAACACTCTTAACCGACAAGAAAGTAATCAGTAATAAAACAAAGCAAACTGTACTTCAAGCAATCGAAGCAGGCCATATAGTAGTCATTGCAACAGGTAGGCCGCACAGGGCCAGCATTGATTATTATCATGAATTAAGCCTGGACACACCAATGGTGAATTTTAATGGGGCACTAATTCATCATCCCCGAGACAATAAATGGGATGCATTGCATAATCCGATGCCGGTCCGTACTGCACATAAAATTATAGATACATGTTACGAGCTGGATGTGAATAACATCCTTGCTGAAGTAATGGATGAGGTTTATTTAGACCAATTTGACCAGGATATTATTGATATCTTCCATGCAACACAAAATGACCCACCCTTTTCAGTAGGTAATTTAAAAAGCAAGTTAACTACAGACCCCACTTCCTTGCTTATACATCCGAAAGAAAACCACATTAAGCAGTTACGTGGACACTTGGATGATTATCATGCTGAACTGATTGAACATCGAAAATGGGGGGCACCATGGAATATTATTGAGATTGTAAAAAAGGGAATGAATAAGGCTGTTGGCTTACAGAAAATCGCTCATTACTTTGATATCCCAAAAGACAGAATCATCGCTTTTGGAGATGAAGATAATGATTTAGAAATGATTGACTATGCAGGTGTAGGGGTTGCTATGGGTAATGCCATAGATGATTTGAAATCTGTTGCCAAGCATATTACAGCTACAAATGAACAAGACGGAGTTGGGAGCTTTTTAGAAAATTACTTGAAACTCCAAACATCGTCCAACTAA
- a CDS encoding alpha/beta fold hydrolase → MIGIEKHIIDEIPCLVVGDTSKKKEALPTVLYFHGFTSAKEHNLPLAYLLAEKGYRVILPDSEYHGEREQDVSSRKVQVSFWEIVMNNVKELKVIKEALEEKGLILNGRFGIAGTSMGGITTSAALAHYPWIRTAAILMGSPKITTYAKTLVDSFKKMGDLPVTDEMINYLYEQLEQYDLSKQPEKLNQRALLLWHGENDPVVPFDHSYTFYEEAKKQYKNQADIKFLKEANRGHKVSRYAILETVKWFEDHL, encoded by the coding sequence ATGATAGGAATAGAAAAACACATAATAGACGAGATACCTTGTTTAGTTGTTGGAGATACATCAAAGAAAAAAGAAGCTTTGCCTACGGTATTATATTTCCATGGTTTCACAAGTGCAAAGGAACATAATTTGCCTTTAGCTTATTTACTGGCTGAAAAAGGTTATAGAGTAATACTTCCGGATAGTGAATATCATGGAGAGCGTGAACAAGACGTTTCTTCTAGAAAAGTGCAAGTTTCATTTTGGGAAATTGTAATGAATAATGTGAAGGAACTGAAAGTAATCAAAGAAGCACTTGAGGAAAAAGGGTTGATTCTTAACGGTAGGTTTGGAATTGCAGGTACTAGCATGGGCGGAATTACAACATCTGCTGCACTAGCTCACTATCCATGGATTCGTACCGCAGCTATATTAATGGGGTCCCCGAAAATTACAACTTATGCAAAGACATTGGTGGATAGTTTTAAAAAAATGGGAGATCTCCCTGTTACAGATGAGATGATTAATTATTTATATGAACAACTGGAACAATATGATTTATCCAAGCAGCCTGAAAAGTTGAACCAACGAGCATTACTATTATGGCACGGAGAAAATGACCCTGTCGTCCCCTTTGACCATTCATATACATTTTATGAAGAAGCAAAAAAACAATACAAAAATCAAGCGGATATCAAATTTTTGAAGGAAGCAAACCGTGGGCATAAGGTGAGCAGATATGCTATTCTTGAAACGGTGAAATGGTTTGAAGACCATTTATAA
- a CDS encoding metal-sulfur cluster assembly factor: MDEALKENLMGALENVIDPELGIDVVNLGLIYDVDLDEDGLCTVTMTLTSMGCPLAGHIEQDIRRALADIPEAKEVKVDIVWNPPWGKDKMSRYAKIALGIPD; the protein is encoded by the coding sequence ATGGATGAAGCTTTAAAAGAGAATTTAATGGGCGCACTGGAAAACGTAATTGATCCCGAGTTAGGTATAGATGTTGTTAATCTAGGTTTAATATATGATGTGGATTTAGACGAAGATGGGCTTTGTACAGTTACAATGACACTTACATCGATGGGCTGTCCACTCGCAGGGCATATTGAACAGGATATACGTCGTGCATTAGCTGATATTCCTGAAGCGAAGGAAGTAAAGGTTGATATCGTATGGAATCCGCCATGGGGTAAAGACAAAATGTCACGTTATGCTAAAATTGCATTAGGGATTCCAGATTGA
- the mobB gene encoding molybdopterin-guanine dinucleotide biosynthesis protein B encodes MNYQKSVLPICQIIGYKNAGKTTLMEQLIGYFTSRQWKVGAIKHHGHGGEPDYQPGTDSQRHYEAGATISGVQGESQLQLTLRDDGSLENVLDFYRLLDLDMLFMEGYKKEDYPKIVILKDEKDVELLNLSNVIAVGLWNNEMRAFTKYPTFSMHKIEQSLSQLATVITTHLDFKC; translated from the coding sequence ATGAACTATCAAAAAAGTGTGTTGCCAATTTGTCAGATCATTGGCTATAAAAACGCCGGAAAAACTACTTTAATGGAGCAGCTTATTGGTTATTTTACCTCTCGGCAATGGAAGGTAGGAGCAATAAAGCATCACGGGCATGGTGGTGAGCCTGATTATCAGCCTGGTACGGACAGTCAACGGCATTATGAAGCAGGCGCTACTATAAGTGGAGTACAGGGAGAAAGTCAATTGCAACTAACCTTAAGAGACGATGGCAGCTTGGAAAACGTATTGGATTTTTACCGTCTATTGGATCTTGATATGTTGTTCATGGAAGGGTATAAAAAGGAAGACTATCCAAAAATTGTTATTTTGAAGGATGAGAAGGATGTAGAGCTATTAAATCTTTCGAATGTAATAGCTGTTGGGTTATGGAATAATGAAATGAGGGCATTTACAAAATACCCAACTTTTTCGATGCATAAGATCGAACAGTCTTTATCGCAATTGGCAACTGTAATTACAACCCATCTTGACTTTAAATGCTAA
- a CDS encoding molybdenum cofactor biosynthesis protein MoaE, with translation MQNFWITEEAIEINDVVKKVTRAEAGAISTFIGTVRELTKGKRTLYLEYQAYTAMAEKKLEEIGREIDERWENTQTAIAHRVGRLEISDIAVVIAVSTPHRKDAFEASRYAIERIKEIVPIWKKEHWENGELWIGDQKEQVSYDGNFPAKEEMQND, from the coding sequence ATGCAGAATTTTTGGATCACAGAAGAAGCAATAGAAATTAATGATGTCGTTAAAAAAGTAACAAGAGCAGAAGCAGGAGCTATAAGCACATTTATTGGCACAGTGCGCGAACTTACTAAAGGCAAGCGGACTTTATACCTTGAATATCAGGCTTATACTGCCATGGCAGAAAAAAAGCTCGAGGAAATCGGTAGGGAAATTGATGAACGATGGGAAAATACGCAAACAGCGATTGCTCATCGTGTCGGACGTCTGGAAATTTCCGATATTGCAGTAGTTATAGCAGTTTCCACGCCACATCGCAAAGATGCTTTTGAAGCGAGCCGCTATGCAATTGAGCGTATTAAAGAAATTGTCCCTATCTGGAAAAAAGAGCATTGGGAAAATGGGGAACTCTGGATTGGAGATCAAAAGGAGCAAGTTTCTTACGATGGTAATTTCCCTGCTAAGGAGGAAATGCAAAATGATTAA
- the moaD gene encoding molybdopterin converting factor subunit 1 has protein sequence MIKVLFFAELQEKVGNGKVPMDAAGKSVKELKQMLVAEYQLKTLDNVMVAVNEEYTTESTILADDDVVAFIPPVSGG, from the coding sequence ATGATTAAGGTATTATTTTTCGCCGAGCTTCAGGAAAAGGTAGGCAATGGGAAAGTTCCTATGGATGCAGCAGGAAAATCTGTGAAAGAATTAAAGCAGATGCTTGTAGCAGAATATCAATTAAAAACACTGGACAATGTGATGGTTGCAGTAAACGAAGAGTACACGACAGAGAGCACCATCCTTGCAGATGATGATGTGGTTGCATTTATTCCACCAGTAAGTGGTGGATAG
- a CDS encoding Crp/Fnr family transcriptional regulator → MNTQSIQELLQRFPMFKDLTDFEMEPIINLAKNRIYRSGTHIFMQGDPLTNVYFIHKGLVKIYKTDIHGKEQIVNMLQPGDMFPHQGFFRQDDYPAHAEVTEDAVLIYIPIHSFENFLITHPEICIKLFRVLGDKIVDLQNRLQEKILHNTYEQIILLLLRLAKNHGREVSDTHTVIDTQFTNREMANMIGSSRETVSRTLTQLKKKNFIQTDKSGLLQINIEALEDELF, encoded by the coding sequence GTGAACACGCAATCGATTCAGGAACTTTTACAACGTTTTCCTATGTTTAAAGATTTAACTGACTTTGAAATGGAGCCAATTATTAATCTTGCAAAAAATCGAATATACCGCTCAGGAACCCATATTTTTATGCAAGGCGATCCGCTAACTAATGTGTACTTCATACATAAGGGTCTTGTTAAAATATATAAAACGGACATACACGGAAAGGAACAGATCGTTAATATGCTGCAGCCTGGTGACATGTTCCCACACCAAGGGTTTTTTAGACAAGATGATTACCCGGCACATGCAGAGGTAACTGAAGATGCGGTACTTATTTATATACCGATACATTCTTTTGAAAACTTTCTTATTACCCATCCGGAAATATGTATTAAACTTTTTCGTGTACTTGGAGATAAAATCGTCGATTTGCAAAACCGGCTGCAAGAAAAGATTTTGCATAATACGTACGAACAAATAATCCTGTTATTATTACGATTGGCTAAAAATCACGGAAGAGAAGTCTCAGATACGCATACTGTTATTGACACACAATTTACAAATAGAGAAATGGCCAACATGATTGGTTCGAGCCGGGAAACCGTCAGCAGGACATTAACTCAATTAAAAAAGAAAAACTTCATACAAACAGATAAATCAGGGCTTCTACAAATTAATATAGAAGCACTGGAAGATGAATTATTCTAA
- a CDS encoding DUF2249 domain-containing protein, giving the protein MSELKYAAKVHAPDIEPRIRHPRIFEVFDELKAGEIMELTNDHDPKPLQYQFMMERKDTFEWEYLEEGPMLWRVAIGKK; this is encoded by the coding sequence ATGAGTGAGTTGAAGTATGCAGCAAAAGTACATGCACCAGATATTGAACCGAGAATAAGACACCCACGGATATTTGAAGTTTTTGATGAATTAAAGGCGGGGGAGATCATGGAACTAACGAATGATCATGATCCAAAACCGCTTCAGTATCAATTTATGATGGAACGGAAAGATACCTTTGAATGGGAGTATCTAGAAGAAGGGCCAATGCTTTGGAGAGTAGCGATTGGAAAAAAATAA
- a CDS encoding TIGR04053 family radical SAM/SPASM domain-containing protein translates to MFSRDYNKNPFIVIWELTRACQLKCLHCRAEAQYHRNPLELDFEEGKKLIDDIYEMDNPMLVFTGGDPLERPDVFDIAAYAVKKGVRVSMTPSATPNVTKEAMQKAKDVGLARWAFSIDGHCAGVHDHFRGTEGSFDLTMNAIKYLHELNMPLQINTVISRYNYEYLDEMAEMVEKLGCVLWSVFFLVPTGRGKESDMITPAEHEKVFRWLYDLSKRVPFDIKTTAGQHYRRVVIQNKIREQKGMSDKEHIFYEDALMNGKTGQIDGLGRAPKGVNDGNGFVFISHTGDVYPSGLLPIKAGNVRRTPLAEIYRESEVFKNLRNPDKYKGKCGVCEFRHVCGGSRSRAYNVTGDYMESEPYCVYIPRAMRKKKKSKV, encoded by the coding sequence ATGTTTTCACGAGATTATAATAAAAATCCTTTTATTGTTATATGGGAATTGACCAGGGCTTGTCAGCTTAAGTGCCTTCACTGTCGGGCAGAAGCTCAGTATCATAGAAATCCGCTGGAACTTGATTTTGAAGAGGGTAAGAAGCTAATTGATGATATATATGAAATGGATAATCCAATGCTTGTGTTTACAGGTGGTGACCCTTTGGAAAGACCAGATGTTTTTGATATAGCAGCATATGCTGTAAAAAAAGGTGTGCGAGTATCCATGACGCCATCTGCAACACCAAACGTTACAAAAGAAGCCATGCAAAAAGCAAAAGATGTCGGCTTAGCAAGATGGGCCTTTAGTATTGATGGGCATTGTGCAGGTGTACATGATCATTTTCGTGGAACAGAGGGATCTTTTGATTTAACAATGAATGCAATAAAATATCTTCACGAATTGAACATGCCTTTGCAAATTAACACGGTAATATCAAGATATAATTATGAATATTTGGATGAGATGGCTGAAATGGTGGAAAAACTGGGCTGTGTATTATGGAGTGTGTTTTTCCTGGTTCCTACAGGAAGGGGAAAGGAATCGGATATGATTACACCCGCAGAGCATGAAAAAGTATTCCGGTGGCTTTATGACTTATCCAAACGTGTGCCGTTTGATATTAAAACAACAGCTGGTCAACACTACAGACGAGTGGTAATTCAAAATAAAATAAGAGAACAAAAAGGGATGAGTGATAAGGAGCATATTTTCTATGAGGATGCACTGATGAATGGTAAAACCGGACAGATCGACGGCTTAGGACGCGCTCCTAAAGGTGTAAATGATGGAAATGGCTTCGTGTTTATTTCTCATACTGGAGATGTATACCCAAGCGGGTTGCTTCCTATAAAAGCTGGTAATGTAAGAAGAACACCGCTCGCGGAAATTTACCGAGAGTCCGAAGTATTTAAGAACTTGCGTAACCCTGATAAATATAAAGGGAAATGTGGTGTTTGCGAATTTCGCCATGTTTGTGGAGGATCAAGATCCCGCGCCTATAATGTGACAGGTGATTACATGGAAAGTGAACCATATTGTGTTTATATTCCAAGGGCGATGCGTAAAAAGAAGAAGTCGAAAGTATAG
- a CDS encoding Crp/Fnr family transcriptional regulator, whose product MKSRLKTSEVSTDLQKLLHKEGNPLPIKKDTFLFNEGEPASRIFMVTSGKVQIGKLSPDGKELALRICHAGDIIGEINLYSEEVKYILHAKVLEDGEVLVLDKAKLEESLLLEKELTIEFMQLMNDSYRRDQTRFRDLVLFGKKGALYSTLIRLSNSYGIKRKQDIFIDISLTNQQLANFCGTTRESVNRLLNELKRNSIISMDKGHITIHDLNFLKSQINCEDCPVVLCTIH is encoded by the coding sequence ATGAAAAGTAGATTAAAAACATCTGAAGTTTCCACAGATCTTCAGAAGCTCCTTCATAAGGAAGGAAACCCACTACCAATAAAAAAAGATACATTTCTATTTAATGAAGGAGAGCCTGCCTCCAGAATATTTATGGTAACCTCAGGAAAGGTACAAATTGGGAAACTTTCTCCTGATGGAAAAGAACTTGCTTTAAGAATCTGTCATGCTGGTGATATTATTGGAGAAATTAATTTATATTCTGAAGAAGTAAAATATATTCTTCATGCAAAAGTGCTGGAAGATGGGGAAGTTCTTGTACTAGACAAAGCAAAGCTGGAAGAAAGCTTGCTACTGGAAAAAGAACTTACCATCGAATTTATGCAGTTAATGAATGACTCTTATCGCAGGGACCAAACGAGATTTCGTGATCTTGTACTTTTTGGAAAAAAAGGTGCTCTATACTCCACGTTAATTCGTCTTTCTAATAGTTACGGAATAAAAAGAAAACAAGATATTTTCATCGATATATCACTGACAAACCAGCAATTGGCTAACTTTTGTGGTACAACAAGAGAAAGTGTCAACCGTTTGTTAAATGAGTTAAAACGAAATTCTATTATTTCTATGGACAAAGGACATATCACTATTCATGATTTGAATTTCTTAAAATCGCAAATTAATTGTGAAGATTGTCCTGTTGTCCTATGCACTATACATTAG
- a CDS encoding undecaprenyl-diphosphate phosphatase — protein MTELGTLIKYLILGLFQGFTEPIPISSSGHLVILRELFSINIKGLSFEILVNFGSLIAVLLVFRKDIIRLIQNTLHYVTKKEESAKGDFQFIVFLIVATIPTGVLGLLLEDYIEDKLSGVTVVGFTLLITGAALWIIRNMRGNKNDGDLTVRDALVVGFAQAVALIPGISRSGATIVAAMLVGMKQETALRFSFLLYIPVSLGITVLSVTDIISDPNFDALMIPYLIAFMASIVASFYALKWFINIMAKGNLKYFSFYCFIVGILVILFL, from the coding sequence ATGACAGAATTAGGGACATTAATAAAGTATTTAATTTTAGGATTATTTCAAGGTTTTACAGAACCAATCCCCATTTCTTCAAGTGGACACTTGGTTATTTTAAGAGAGCTTTTTTCTATTAATATAAAAGGACTCTCATTTGAAATATTAGTTAATTTTGGGTCCCTTATTGCAGTATTACTTGTTTTTCGAAAAGACATTATCCGTCTGATCCAAAATACACTTCACTATGTTACGAAAAAGGAAGAATCAGCCAAAGGTGATTTCCAATTTATCGTTTTCCTTATCGTTGCCACTATTCCAACAGGGGTTCTCGGACTACTTCTGGAAGATTATATTGAAGATAAATTAAGTGGTGTCACTGTTGTTGGTTTCACACTACTGATTACAGGTGCAGCTTTATGGATCATTCGTAATATGCGTGGAAATAAAAATGACGGAGATTTAACAGTGCGAGATGCGCTAGTTGTAGGTTTCGCCCAAGCAGTTGCCTTAATTCCAGGTATCAGCCGCTCAGGAGCTACCATTGTAGCTGCAATGCTTGTAGGAATGAAACAGGAAACCGCATTGCGATTTTCTTTCCTATTATACATCCCTGTCAGTCTTGGTATCACTGTCCTTTCGGTTACAGATATCATTAGTGACCCTAACTTTGATGCCTTAATGATTCCATACCTGATTGCATTTATGGCATCAATTGTAGCTTCTTTCTATGCACTGAAGTGGTTTATAAATATTATGGCAAAAGGGAATTTGAAGTACTTCTCTTTCTATTGCTTTATTGTAGGTATCCTTGTTATCCTATTCTTATAA
- a CDS encoding DUF2929 family protein: MRYIWTIIWALLISSVLSYVLSSMGGEPFSFLSTIVFAGILVVAIAILGDGALKEDHSN; the protein is encoded by the coding sequence TTGCGTTACATATGGACAATAATTTGGGCATTATTAATAAGTTCCGTTCTTTCCTATGTATTATCAAGTATGGGTGGCGAACCATTCAGCTTTCTTAGCACTATCGTTTTCGCCGGCATTCTTGTAGTCGCTATTGCTATATTAGGTGATGGCGCTTTGAAAGAAGATCACAGTAATTAA
- a CDS encoding BMP family ABC transporter substrate-binding protein, whose protein sequence is MKRVFFVCIIGVSLFLQAGCNLFSKGELQAVGMLFDSPMEEQAWGKKGYKGLMAIKETQDVDVYYKENIYTENDVTLAVNEFVENGVNLIFGHSNSFGKYFKEIANDYPDVHFVYFNGNIHSKNLTSLKFNGEAMGFFGGMVASKMTETNQLGIIGAYEWQPEIEGFYEGAKYQNPSVDIYVKILNTWVNKDLAINIYTKMLANDIDVFYPTGDSFSNEVIERAKKADAHTIGYVDDQLKLGKHTVLTSTVQHVDRLYEIAAERFDKGNLDGGILTFDFGDDAISLGEFSPIVPESFQQKIKESIQEYKETGKLPNAR, encoded by the coding sequence ATGAAAAGAGTTTTTTTCGTCTGTATAATTGGAGTTTCTTTGTTTTTACAAGCTGGGTGCAATTTATTTAGTAAAGGCGAGCTGCAGGCTGTTGGGATGCTCTTTGATAGTCCAATGGAGGAGCAAGCCTGGGGAAAGAAAGGCTATAAAGGCTTAATGGCAATTAAGGAAACACAGGATGTGGATGTATATTATAAAGAAAATATTTATACAGAAAACGATGTTACCCTCGCCGTAAATGAATTTGTGGAAAATGGGGTAAATCTGATTTTTGGTCATAGTAATAGTTTCGGTAAATATTTCAAAGAGATTGCAAACGATTATCCTGATGTCCACTTTGTTTATTTTAATGGGAACATTCATTCCAAAAATTTAACAAGCTTAAAGTTTAATGGAGAAGCCATGGGTTTTTTTGGTGGAATGGTAGCAAGTAAAATGACAGAAACTAATCAGCTGGGGATTATTGGGGCATATGAATGGCAGCCAGAAATTGAAGGGTTCTACGAAGGTGCGAAATATCAAAATCCCTCTGTAGATATTTATGTAAAAATATTAAACACATGGGTTAATAAAGACTTAGCTATAAATATTTATACGAAGATGCTCGCAAATGACATAGATGTGTTTTATCCAACAGGTGATTCGTTTAGTAATGAAGTTATTGAAAGGGCGAAGAAGGCCGATGCGCATACGATAGGGTATGTAGATGATCAATTAAAGTTAGGCAAGCATACTGTTTTAACAAGCACTGTACAGCATGTGGACAGGCTATATGAAATTGCTGCAGAGAGATTTGATAAGGGAAACCTTGATGGTGGGATACTTACATTTGACTTTGGCGATGATGCAATATCGCTCGGTGAATTTAGTCCAATTGTTCCTGAAAGCTTTCAACAAAAAATCAAAGAATCCATTCAGGAATACAAGGAAACAGGAAAGCTGCCAAACGCCCGCTAA
- a CDS encoding beta-ketoacyl-ACP synthase III has product MNVGVLGTGHYLPTRVLTNKDMEKIVDTNDEWIRTRTGIEERRLAEDNVDSSDMAYHAAKGALEESGITAEDIDMILVATVTPDTPFPSVACMIQDKLGAKNAAAMDISAACSGFMYGMITAKQFIETKAYKHILVVGVDKLSKITNWEDRGTCVLLGDGAGAAVIGEVAEGKGILSFELGANGAGGKELYQNEDDHLVMNGREVYKFAVRQMPESTVNVIEEIGLNKEDVDYLIPHQANIRIMDAARERLGISEDKMAKTIKKYGNNSSASIPMALSEAVKDGKIKDNDLVVMVGFGGGLTWGAVALRWGK; this is encoded by the coding sequence ATGAACGTTGGTGTATTAGGTACAGGTCATTACCTTCCAACAAGAGTTTTAACAAACAAGGACATGGAAAAGATTGTCGATACAAATGATGAATGGATCCGGACGCGTACAGGAATTGAAGAACGGAGACTTGCAGAAGATAATGTAGATTCATCTGACATGGCATACCATGCCGCAAAAGGGGCTTTAGAGGAATCTGGTATCACAGCAGAAGATATTGATATGATTCTTGTTGCAACCGTAACACCTGACACGCCATTTCCATCTGTTGCCTGTATGATACAAGATAAATTAGGTGCGAAGAATGCTGCAGCTATGGATATCAGTGCAGCTTGTTCAGGATTTATGTATGGGATGATTACTGCAAAGCAATTTATTGAAACAAAGGCATATAAGCATATTCTCGTTGTTGGTGTAGATAAGTTATCCAAAATTACCAATTGGGAAGACCGTGGAACATGTGTCTTGCTAGGTGATGGTGCAGGAGCCGCTGTTATAGGGGAAGTTGCAGAAGGAAAAGGTATTCTATCCTTTGAGCTTGGTGCAAATGGCGCTGGAGGCAAGGAATTATATCAAAATGAAGATGATCATTTAGTGATGAATGGCCGTGAAGTATATAAATTTGCAGTTAGGCAAATGCCGGAGTCTACTGTAAATGTTATTGAAGAAATTGGTCTAAACAAAGAAGATGTAGACTACTTGATCCCACACCAGGCAAATATCCGGATCATGGACGCCGCGCGTGAACGCTTGGGTATTTCAGAAGACAAAATGGCAAAAACGATTAAGAAATACGGAAATAACTCTTCAGCATCAATCCCAATGGCATTATCAGAAGCAGTTAAAGATGGTAAAATAAAAGATAATGATCTAGTAGTAATGGTTGGCTTTGGTGGCGGTTTGACATGGGGAGCCGTTGCTTTACGCTGGGGAAAGTAA